GGCTGTTAAAAAGAAAATGGGGATTTATCTGGGCTTTTAGGGCCATCAATTCGGCTTCTTGAACCGCTGTTTGTAATTCCCATTTTTCGCGTTCTCCGCGTTTGGTTATGTCAAACATGTGGAACACGACATATAACAGCGACCATATCCAGAGGATAAAGTTCGTGTTGAGTATTTGGATGCCATACAATTTCCAACGGAATTGTTCAATCGTAAGCGTCTCGTCTATATAAAGATAACCAAAGATCTGAATGCTCTGGCTGATAACCGCAATGACAAGATCGGCTATCAGTACTCTGATAAACAGTTTCCACAAAGGCAGTGTGACCCAATGCCGTTTTTTGAATATGATTCTGAGCAGGTGTGTCCACAACAAAAGCTGGACACTTCCAAAAACGGTGATTCCCAAATTTTGTGCCGTAATGGTCTGAAAAGCAGATAGGAAAACTGTGTTGAGCAAGCCGTATATTCCCCATCCCAAAATCTGACAGGTCCAATACGCTTTGTTGTGGTTTTTGATCTCGGACATATTGCTCATCTGGGAACAGGGGGGGTGATTGTCTTGCGAGCGAGGAACGCATCAATGGTCGTAAAGTAGCCCTCTGGGTCGTCCCACATAATAAAGTGTTTGCCCGTGTCCGTCATCCATATTTCGCATTTCTCAACCTGATCATACTGTTTTTGATACGCGGCCAGTGAGCTTTCTCGCGTTGCGCCCTGAGATTGACCCGAGACCCAGGCTCCCAATACCAGAACAGGTGTTTGTATTTTTTTAATTTCGGTTCGCAGGTCTGTCAAAAATATTTCGTACATTGCTTGTGCAACGGTGTTTGGGTCCGAAGATAGACTCCACACGACAGCCGTATCTATTTTTGCGGGGTCTGTGATCATCATTTTGAGCATAGATGGCGTTGCTTTTTCTCTTTGTTCAGGCGTTTGAGAGCGTATCCAGGCGCGTGTTTGTTCTGCTGGCGCACGCATAAATTCAACTGTTGCTGCCGGGTTTTGTAATGCGGGTAAAAAGGGCACGGCATCGACAATAATAAGCGATCCCACGCTTTCGGGTATGCTTGCAGCAACCCACAAAGATAGAAAACCGCCCAAACTGTGTCCCGCAAGGATTGGTTTTTTCAGATCGTTTTCCTGGATATATGCAATAAGCGCGTCTCTCATGGTTTGCAAATAATGGTCTGTTTGCACGGGGGGTTGTCCGGCAAATCCCGCCAGTGTAAAGACATGGCATTCAAAGCTGTTCTGGTATCGGCTGACTGTTTCGCGCCAAACGTCTCCAGAGCTACTTAAGCCGGGAATTAAGATCATCGGATGTCCAGATCCCGTTATTTGTACTTTGAAAGGCTGTAGATTATCTGTCTGGGCAGATGCGGGAATCGGTATTAGAAGTGCGAGACAGATCGCACTGATTTGCAATATGACGTGTTTCCATTTTGACATGATATCCTCCTTTTGATGGTGAGTAATTTTCTCAATCAAAAGGTAGGCATCAATTGCGTTTTAAGAAGCAAAAGATGATAAGCGGTTTAACAGGCTGGTGAACGGTTCAATGGACGTGCTGGATACGGGGCTTTCAGGGCGAGAATGGCTAATATTCCAAAGGACTTGCTTTCTGATGCTCTATAGCGTACCATTGGTGTAGATGAATAGCAGATTTGCGTCAACTGAATTAATGGCGCGGGGGAGCTGCTATAGGAGAGATACATCTCCTATGGTAGATTGTCCGCGCTTTTTTTGTTTTCAGGGCCATTGATGCACAAAAATTCCTTTGAAGCTCTCTCACTACAAGGAGGTATGAATATGCGAATCGCCGTCATCTCTGATATTCACGGAAATGCAGTGGCTTTAGAAGCTGTTTTGAACGATCTCAAAACAGAATCCATTGATCACATTGTGTGTCTGGGTGATACCATCTCTGACGGTCCCCAACCATGTGAGGTTATTGCTCGTTTGAAATCTCTGAATGGTTCTGTTGTTATGGGGAATATGGACGTGTGGTGTCTTGATCCACGTCCTGGTATGGGAAAGAGCAAGAACGCCAGGCGAGGAAATGAAGTTCGATTCTGGGGTGTCCGTAAACTTTCACCTGATGATCTCGACTACATGCGGACATTCCAGGCAACGGTTGAGGTACCGCTTGATACGAATACCAATCTTCTTTGCTATCACGGTTCTCCACGATCTAATGAAGATGGAATCGCTTCTCATACGCCAGGTGAGGAGATGGAACGCCTGCTGTCTGGTTATCACGCGATGGTATTGGCTGGGGGGCATACGCATACGCAGATGGTCCGTTATTACGGAGATTGCACGATTGTCAATCCCGGAAGTGTGGGTGCGCCTGTTCCCGCACAGGATCGGATACGCCGGATTCTTCGAGGTCCATTGGATGATTCACACGATAGGGGATATCCTCCCTGGGCAGAATATGGCGTTATTGCGTGGGAGAATAGGAGCCTTCGTATCGAGTTACGCCGCGTGCTGATATATATCGATTTGCTGGTGAGAAAAACGCGAGAGAGTGGGATGCCACATGCGGATTGGTGGATTGAAAATCGGTATCCCGGTGTGGTTTCCGAGGTATAACCGTCCTGGCATCGACAATAACCCAGAGGAGAAAACCATGTTTCGCTCAATATTTCTCGGACTGTTGGCACCTTTCATTATTGCTTTGCCGGTGCCGTCTCAAGAATCTCTGTCAACACTGCCTGTTGACTTGACGAAGGATGATGTCTTTCAACGCATTTGGGATAGTGACGAGAACCTACTCTCTGTGAGTCGGCGCACAAAGACAGGAGAATGGGAAGATCCAGAGGCTGACATCCTGTTGGACGAACAGGTGAAGGCATCGGGAGAACGGACTATCGATTTGGCTATGCGTCCTTTGTTCCATAAGGTGAATGAAAGTAAGTTGTTCGATCCCAACCGAACTTATGCCAGCTTCATGAGGCTATTGGATAACTATGCCATCCGCACTGTAGATTCCGAGTTTACCACAGAAGAAGAAGAGGCCGAGCAACAGTATTTTCTATCGCAGATTCTCCAAACTCGGCCCATGCAGATCGCCCGAAACTACATTAACCAGACTTTTAGAGAAAATTTGTCGGAGGCACTGTTTCGTCAGGTACTCCATCGCCTGTGGTTTGAATTGTACACCAATCGCGGGACAATAGATTTCTGTTCTGGGTTTGAGCACGTCTTTGTTGGAGAGGGGAAATACAAACTACGGCAGGACAATAAACGCGAGATTTTTGGTGACGTTTCGGGATACCATTCCTGGGTTAAGTTCTACCTCGACGAGAATAATAAACGTGTCAATTTCCATGGTTATAATTACGACTCACAAGGAACCCTGAATCCCAATATAGTCACTCTGCAGATGATTTATACCGTGTTGGATACTCTGGGCGAACCTATCGCGAAATTGTTTAAGAGGAAGAGTGGGTTCTTTGTCGGGTCGAGTCCCGAATGTGAAGTGGCTATGGCTACAGTCGTCTTTTTCGAGAGTGTGCGTGGCAAAATCAGTGACAAACGCCGGATAACGATCAATGGGACGACTTACAATCTCGTGTTGTATCGCAGTACCAATACCGATGGTAGCCGTGGAGATTTTATTCGGTCATTCTACCCTATTTTTTTGGGACTGGATGATGTCGAAAAATCAAGTATAGATTCGCCCATTGACGAGGTCATGAAATAGAAATAGCTCACTCATCTATCCAATTGGTCCCAATCAGGAGGTGTTTGTTTGGGGGTTTGTTTGCTCATAACAGCGTCAAATGCCTCCAGAATTTCTCGTTTGTTTTTTCCTGCATATTGATTTTGAAAGAAGGCTGTGGTTTCGAGTTCGGCTATTTCACGCACAAAAGCAGAAATCGCAAACTGATTCATAGATACACCTACTACTTCATTTGATGCATTGTAATCAAGCACCATACCCGGCGAGACCTCTTCTGATTCGACGATAGCAGAGTCGTCAAGGCGCAGATAGAACGCGTTGGCTTCCTTATCGACATGTAGTTTCATAATTCGTTATTCCTGTAACTGATCTGATTGTGGTGCCGGTGCTTGGATGAGTTCCAGGTCGGGAATGTCGGAGAAGTCGTGGTCGTTTGAAAGCATTAGACATTCCGTCCTTCACATATCACACGATGGAAAGCCTCCCACTCTTCTTCTGTCAAGTCAATGGCGACGACTTTATCAGGATCGAAAATCTTCGGATTGGGATCATTGCGAAATGCCTCGAGGTCAAATGGCTCTGACCATGACCGCGTGCTGGTTATCTGTTCTACATAAATAACATTCCATTCGTCATTGTCGTTGAAGC
This DNA window, taken from Gemmatimonadota bacterium, encodes the following:
- a CDS encoding histidine kinase is translated as MSEIKNHNKAYWTCQILGWGIYGLLNTVFLSAFQTITAQNLGITVFGSVQLLLWTHLLRIIFKKRHWVTLPLWKLFIRVLIADLVIAVISQSIQIFGYLYIDETLTIEQFRWKLYGIQILNTNFILWIWSLLYVVFHMFDITKRGEREKWELQTAVQEAELMALKAQINPHFLFNSLNNIRALVIENPARARDMISKLSELFRYALQVSSTRSVLLKEELAIVKNYLQLEATQLEDRLRYQFDIAPETRQVEIPPMTIQTLVENAIRHGIAQHPDGGEISIRTTLQQTAMVVCIVNTGQMKNNATNDGIGLQNTRERLRLLFGNTAQLTVENTSQNQVCAKFQVPLTGQQT
- a CDS encoding alpha/beta hydrolase; this encodes MSKWKHVILQISAICLALLIPIPASAQTDNLQPFKVQITGSGHPMILIPGLSSSGDVWRETVSRYQNSFECHVFTLAGFAGQPPVQTDHYLQTMRDALIAYIQENDLKKPILAGHSLGGFLSLWVAASIPESVGSLIIVDAVPFLPALQNPAATVEFMRAPAEQTRAWIRSQTPEQREKATPSMLKMMITDPAKIDTAVVWSLSSDPNTVAQAMYEIFLTDLRTEIKKIQTPVLVLGAWVSGQSQGATRESSLAAYQKQYDQVEKCEIWMTDTGKHFIMWDDPEGYFTTIDAFLARKTITPPVPR
- a CDS encoding metallophosphoesterase family protein produces the protein MRIAVISDIHGNAVALEAVLNDLKTESIDHIVCLGDTISDGPQPCEVIARLKSLNGSVVMGNMDVWCLDPRPGMGKSKNARRGNEVRFWGVRKLSPDDLDYMRTFQATVEVPLDTNTNLLCYHGSPRSNEDGIASHTPGEEMERLLSGYHAMVLAGGHTHTQMVRYYGDCTIVNPGSVGAPVPAQDRIRRILRGPLDDSHDRGYPPWAEYGVIAWENRSLRIELRRVLIYIDLLVRKTRESGMPHADWWIENRYPGVVSEV
- a CDS encoding endoribonuclease; amino-acid sequence: MFRSIFLGLLAPFIIALPVPSQESLSTLPVDLTKDDVFQRIWDSDENLLSVSRRTKTGEWEDPEADILLDEQVKASGERTIDLAMRPLFHKVNESKLFDPNRTYASFMRLLDNYAIRTVDSEFTTEEEEAEQQYFLSQILQTRPMQIARNYINQTFRENLSEALFRQVLHRLWFELYTNRGTIDFCSGFEHVFVGEGKYKLRQDNKREIFGDVSGYHSWVKFYLDENNKRVNFHGYNYDSQGTLNPNIVTLQMIYTVLDTLGEPIAKLFKRKSGFFVGSSPECEVAMATVVFFESVRGKISDKRRITINGTTYNLVLYRSTNTDGSRGDFIRSFYPIFLGLDDVEKSSIDSPIDEVMK
- a CDS encoding DUF2283 domain-containing protein, encoding MKLHVDKEANAFYLRLDDSAIVESEEVSPGMVLDYNASNEVVGVSMNQFAISAFVREIAELETTAFFQNQYAGKNKREILEAFDAVMSKQTPKQTPPDWDQLDR